In Kitasatospora viridis, the following are encoded in one genomic region:
- a CDS encoding acetylxylan esterase, whose amino-acid sequence MPLNDFGQAELAAYQPEVTVPQDFDAFWQRTLAEARSHGGAVKAERVTDQYGLRTVEVDDVRLPGWNGEPVAAWLLRPRGAKGPLPVIVTCLGYSSGRGLPTEHLFWPSVGYAQLVVDTRGQGHDTPDPWTGTGTQWSGGFMTRGIQSPEEYYYRRVISDCVRAVDAVAELPGLDTGRVVVAGSSQGGGLSLAVAALAGDKLSGVMADVPFMCHYRKAVQLASDSPYVELVHYLRWHSRHKVDETFATLDYFDGVHFAQRATVPALFGVALMDPTCPALTVYAAFNNYAGEDRTMTVWPVADHSSGCGSVQPDQLAWLTRSGLVPAS is encoded by the coding sequence ATGCCGCTCAACGACTTCGGCCAGGCAGAACTCGCCGCGTACCAGCCAGAAGTGACGGTCCCCCAGGACTTCGACGCGTTCTGGCAGCGCACCCTCGCCGAGGCCCGGTCGCACGGCGGAGCGGTCAAGGCCGAGCGGGTCACCGACCAGTACGGGCTGCGCACCGTCGAGGTGGACGACGTGCGCCTGCCCGGCTGGAACGGCGAGCCGGTGGCCGCCTGGCTGCTGCGCCCGCGCGGTGCCAAGGGGCCACTGCCGGTCATCGTCACCTGCCTCGGCTACAGCAGCGGCCGCGGACTGCCCACCGAGCACCTGTTCTGGCCCTCCGTCGGCTACGCCCAACTCGTCGTCGACACCCGGGGCCAGGGCCACGACACCCCCGACCCCTGGACGGGCACCGGCACCCAGTGGAGCGGGGGCTTCATGACCCGCGGCATCCAGTCGCCCGAGGAGTACTACTACCGCCGGGTGATCAGCGACTGCGTGCGGGCCGTGGACGCGGTCGCCGAACTGCCCGGCCTGGACACCGGACGGGTCGTGGTGGCCGGCAGCAGCCAGGGCGGAGGCCTGTCGCTGGCCGTCGCCGCACTGGCGGGGGACAAGCTGTCGGGCGTGATGGCGGACGTGCCGTTCATGTGCCACTACCGCAAGGCCGTCCAGCTCGCCTCGGACAGCCCCTACGTGGAGCTGGTCCACTACCTGCGCTGGCACAGTCGCCACAAGGTCGACGAGACCTTCGCCACCCTCGACTACTTCGACGGCGTGCACTTCGCCCAGCGCGCCACCGTCCCGGCCCTGTTCGGCGTCGCCCTGATGGACCCGACCTGCCCGGCGCTCACCGTCTACGCCGCCTTCAACAACTACGCCGGCGAGGACCGCACGATGACCGTCTGGCCCGTGGCCGACCACAGCAGCGGGTGCGGCTCGGTCCAGCCCGACCAGCTGGCCTGGTTGACGCGGAGCGGACTGGTCCCGGCGAGCTGA
- a CDS encoding GH1 family beta-glucosidase, with the protein MISPPFPDLPAGFRFGAATAAYQIEGAHDEGGRGPSIWDTFSHTPGRTLGGATGDTACDHYHRYREDVALLRELGVDSYRFSISWSRLLPQGTGPVNPEGLAFYDRLVDELLAAGISPAVTLYHWDLPQTLEDGGGWRVRSTAEAFAEYAALAAERYGDRVERWITLNEPYCSAFVGHAEGRHAPGTREGRGALAAAHHLLVAHGLAVRELRAAGAREIGITLNLDQLDAASRLPEDLAALRRAEVLHNEIWTEPLFAGRYPALERETWSGQADGPWRLPGDLQLIGAPLDFLGVNFYRPITIAAAPHREPDPELRTAVDIGVAELDPYGSRHTTMGWPVVPAAFSQLLRGLDFRYPNLPPIWITENGTAEPDVLTPDGAVHDADRIDYLADHLAAVAVAVAAGVDVRGYYVWSLLDNFEWARGYEQRFGLVHVDYDTLTRTPKDSYRWYRGLITAHHARTEEPAR; encoded by the coding sequence ATGATCAGCCCACCGTTCCCCGACCTCCCCGCCGGATTCCGCTTCGGCGCCGCCACCGCCGCCTACCAGATCGAGGGCGCCCACGACGAGGGCGGCCGCGGCCCCTCCATCTGGGACACCTTCAGCCACACCCCCGGGCGCACCCTCGGCGGCGCCACCGGCGACACCGCCTGCGACCACTACCACCGCTACCGCGAGGACGTGGCGCTGCTGCGCGAGCTCGGTGTGGACAGCTACCGGTTCTCGATCTCCTGGAGCCGGCTGCTGCCCCAGGGCACCGGGCCGGTCAACCCCGAGGGCCTGGCCTTCTACGACCGCCTGGTCGACGAGCTGCTCGCCGCCGGCATCTCACCCGCCGTCACCCTCTACCACTGGGACCTGCCGCAGACCCTGGAGGACGGCGGCGGCTGGCGGGTCCGCAGCACCGCCGAGGCCTTCGCCGAGTACGCGGCGCTCGCCGCCGAGCGCTACGGCGACCGGGTCGAACGCTGGATCACCCTCAACGAGCCGTACTGCTCGGCCTTCGTCGGCCACGCCGAGGGACGGCACGCCCCCGGCACCCGGGAGGGCCGCGGCGCGCTGGCCGCCGCGCACCACCTGCTGGTCGCGCACGGCCTCGCGGTGCGCGAACTGCGCGCCGCCGGCGCCCGGGAGATCGGGATCACCCTCAACCTCGACCAGCTCGACGCCGCCTCCCGGCTCCCCGAGGACCTCGCCGCCCTGCGCCGCGCCGAGGTCCTGCACAACGAGATCTGGACCGAACCGCTGTTCGCCGGCCGCTACCCCGCACTGGAGCGGGAGACCTGGTCCGGCCAGGCCGACGGCCCCTGGCGACTGCCGGGCGACCTGCAACTGATCGGGGCGCCGCTGGACTTCCTCGGCGTCAACTTCTACCGCCCGATCACCATCGCCGCCGCGCCGCACCGGGAGCCCGACCCCGAACTGCGCACCGCCGTGGACATCGGCGTCGCCGAACTGGACCCGTACGGCAGCCGGCACACGACCATGGGCTGGCCGGTCGTCCCGGCCGCCTTCAGCCAGCTGCTGCGCGGCCTGGACTTCCGCTACCCGAACCTGCCGCCGATCTGGATCACCGAGAACGGCACCGCCGAGCCCGACGTCCTCACCCCCGACGGCGCGGTGCACGACGCCGACCGGATCGACTACCTGGCCGACCACCTGGCCGCCGTGGCCGTCGCCGTCGCCGCCGGAGTGGACGTGCGCGGCTACTACGTCTGGTCGCTGCTGGACAACTTCGAGTGGGCCCGCGGCTACGAGCAGCGCTTCGGCCTGGTCCACGTCGACTACGACACCCTGACCCGAACGCCCAAGGACAGCTACCGCTGGTACCGGGGCCTGATCACCGCGCACCACGCGCGGACGGAGGAACCTGCCCGATGA
- the yicI gene encoding alpha-xylosidase — MKFTDGYWLMRPGFTARYATEVADVRAEADRMTLYAPVKHVVSRGGTLNSPLLTVECWSPAEGVIGVRTTHHAGSVRRGPEFALPGAEQGAGVGKVRRDGEVVELVAGDLALRVDTAQPWKLEFTAGGQVLTSVGERGTGFVTDPAGRHHMLGQLGLGVGELVYGLGERFTPFIRNGQVVDIWQADGGTTSEQAYKNIPFHLTNRGYGVFVNHPGKVSYEVGSESVGQVQFSVEDQTLEYFVVYGPTPKEILRRYTALTGRPALPPAWALGLWLTTSFTTDYDEATVNRFVGGMADRGIPLSVFHFDCFWMRGYQWSDFCWDGETFPDPEGMLARLKEQGLKICLWINPYIAQKSALFEEGRQAGYLVRRPDGSVWQWDLWQPGMALVDFTNPAATAWYIDKLRQLLGQGVDCFKTDFGERIPTEVVWHDGSDPERMHNYYTHLYNRAVFELLEQERGEGEAMLFARSATAGGQQYPVHWGGDCESHFNAMAESLRGGLSLGLSGFGFWSHDIGGFEGTPTPAVFKRWVQFGLLSSHSRLHGSKSYRVPWDYGEEAVEVTREFTLLKHRLAPYLQRAAQQAHATGIPVMRAMVLEFPEDPAAATLDRQYLLGEDLLVAPVFTDDGTVEYYVPEGTWTNLLTGAQLTGPRWIREQHGFHTLPLLARPDSVIPLGADDQHPVSAWADGVELRVHAFADGAERTVEIPRSDGPGRTAAFHLRREGGVVRVTTDSPHAWQLRIGGPDGVLHSYPAGTSEAELRYES, encoded by the coding sequence ATGAAGTTCACCGACGGCTACTGGCTGATGCGCCCCGGCTTCACCGCGCGCTACGCCACCGAGGTCGCGGACGTGCGGGCCGAGGCGGACCGGATGACGCTCTACGCGCCGGTGAAGCACGTGGTCAGCCGCGGTGGCACGCTCAACAGCCCGCTGCTGACCGTCGAGTGCTGGTCCCCGGCCGAGGGCGTGATCGGCGTGCGCACCACCCACCACGCCGGATCGGTGCGGCGCGGCCCGGAGTTCGCGCTGCCCGGCGCGGAGCAGGGGGCCGGCGTCGGGAAGGTGCGGCGGGACGGGGAGGTGGTGGAGCTCGTCGCCGGCGACCTGGCGCTGCGGGTGGACACCGCCCAGCCCTGGAAGCTGGAGTTCACCGCCGGCGGGCAGGTGCTGACCTCGGTCGGCGAGCGCGGCACCGGCTTCGTCACCGACCCGGCCGGCCGGCACCACATGCTCGGCCAGCTCGGCCTCGGTGTAGGCGAGTTGGTCTACGGCCTGGGGGAGCGGTTCACCCCGTTCATCCGCAACGGCCAGGTGGTGGACATCTGGCAGGCCGACGGCGGCACCACCAGCGAGCAGGCCTACAAGAACATCCCCTTCCACCTGACCAACCGCGGCTACGGCGTCTTCGTCAACCACCCCGGCAAGGTCAGCTACGAGGTCGGCTCCGAGTCGGTCGGCCAGGTGCAGTTCAGCGTCGAGGACCAGACGCTGGAGTACTTCGTGGTGTACGGCCCGACGCCGAAGGAGATCCTGCGGCGGTACACCGCGCTCACCGGCCGGCCCGCCCTGCCGCCCGCCTGGGCGCTGGGCCTGTGGCTGACCACCTCCTTCACCACCGACTACGACGAGGCCACCGTCAACCGCTTCGTCGGCGGCATGGCCGATCGCGGCATCCCGCTCAGCGTCTTCCACTTCGACTGCTTCTGGATGCGCGGCTACCAGTGGAGCGACTTCTGCTGGGACGGGGAGACCTTCCCGGATCCGGAGGGCATGCTGGCCCGGCTCAAGGAGCAGGGGTTGAAGATCTGCCTGTGGATCAACCCCTACATCGCGCAGAAGTCCGCCCTGTTCGAGGAGGGTCGGCAGGCTGGGTACCTGGTGCGCCGCCCCGACGGCAGCGTCTGGCAGTGGGACCTGTGGCAGCCCGGCATGGCCCTGGTCGACTTCACCAACCCCGCGGCCACCGCCTGGTACATCGACAAGCTGCGGCAGTTGCTGGGGCAGGGCGTGGACTGCTTCAAGACCGACTTCGGCGAGCGCATCCCCACCGAGGTCGTCTGGCACGACGGCTCCGACCCCGAGCGGATGCACAACTACTACACCCACCTGTACAACCGGGCCGTCTTCGAGCTGCTGGAGCAGGAGCGCGGCGAGGGCGAGGCCATGCTCTTCGCCCGCTCCGCCACCGCCGGCGGCCAGCAGTACCCGGTGCACTGGGGCGGCGACTGCGAGTCGCACTTCAACGCCATGGCCGAGTCGCTGCGCGGCGGCCTCTCGCTCGGCCTGTCCGGCTTCGGCTTCTGGAGCCACGACATCGGCGGCTTCGAGGGCACGCCGACGCCCGCGGTCTTCAAGCGCTGGGTGCAGTTCGGCCTGCTCTCCTCGCACAGCCGGCTGCACGGCAGCAAGTCCTACCGCGTGCCGTGGGACTACGGCGAGGAGGCCGTCGAGGTCACCCGCGAGTTCACCCTGCTCAAGCACCGCCTCGCCCCCTACCTGCAGCGCGCCGCCCAGCAGGCGCACGCCACCGGCATCCCGGTGATGCGGGCCATGGTGCTGGAGTTCCCGGAGGACCCCGCCGCGGCCACCCTCGACCGGCAGTACCTGCTGGGGGAGGACCTGCTGGTCGCCCCGGTCTTCACCGACGACGGCACGGTCGAGTACTACGTCCCCGAGGGCACCTGGACCAACCTGCTGACCGGTGCCCAACTCACCGGCCCGCGCTGGATCCGGGAGCAGCACGGCTTCCACACCCTGCCGCTGCTGGCCCGCCCCGACTCCGTCATCCCGCTCGGCGCCGACGACCAGCACCCGGTCTCCGCCTGGGCCGACGGCGTCGAACTGCGGGTGCACGCCTTCGCCGACGGCGCCGAGCGCACCGTGGAGATCCCGCGCTCCGACGGCCCCGGCCGGACCGCCGCCTTCCACCTGCGCCGGGAGGGCGGGGTGGTGCGGGTGACCACCGACAGCCCGCACGCGTGGCAGCTGCGGATCGGCGGCCCCGACGGCGTGCTGCACTCCTACCCGGCGGGCACCTCGGAGGCGGAGCTGCGGTACGAGTCCTGA
- a CDS encoding HAD family hydrolase, translated as MQRLALFDLDNTLIDRDAAFLAWLDEFVADHGLDGAARAWLVRADGRTAGPMDGFFRLARREFGLAPSAEELWGRFRRRMPELAHCRPEDLAALGDLRAAGWRTAIVTNGMTDNQRGKIHRTGLAPLVDAWCISDEVGIRKPDPAIFRLAAQRCATTLDRGGWTIGDSGAHDIAGGRGAGLGTVWIRRGRTWPDDQPAPDHEADTVAEAVAILLGRSPR; from the coding sequence GTGCAGCGACTGGCGCTCTTCGACCTCGACAACACGCTCATCGACCGCGATGCCGCCTTCCTCGCCTGGCTCGACGAGTTCGTCGCCGACCACGGGCTCGACGGTGCGGCGCGGGCCTGGCTGGTCCGGGCGGACGGCCGCACCGCCGGCCCGATGGACGGCTTCTTCCGTCTCGCCCGGCGGGAGTTCGGGCTGGCCCCGTCGGCGGAGGAGCTCTGGGGCCGGTTCCGCCGGCGGATGCCCGAGCTGGCTCACTGCCGGCCCGAGGACCTCGCCGCGCTCGGTGACTTGCGGGCCGCCGGCTGGCGGACGGCCATCGTGACCAACGGGATGACGGACAACCAGCGGGGCAAGATCCACCGCACCGGCCTGGCGCCTCTGGTGGACGCCTGGTGCATCTCGGACGAGGTCGGGATCCGCAAGCCCGACCCCGCGATCTTCCGGCTGGCGGCCCAGCGCTGCGCAACCACGCTCGACCGGGGCGGTTGGACGATCGGCGACAGCGGCGCCCACGACATCGCCGGGGGCCGCGGTGCGGGGCTCGGCACCGTCTGGATCCGGCGCGGTCGGACCTGGCCCGACGACCAGCCGGCGCCCGACCACGAGGCGGACACCGTCGCCGAGGCCGTCGCGATCCTGCTCGGTCGCTCGCCCCGGTGA
- a CDS encoding Rieske (2Fe-2S) protein, whose protein sequence is MAETSSSTGFPTRRAVVAVAGSTGLAAALAACSGGSDQPAAAPAPTSPAAPPTPPAPSASASASSAPSPVSTSDIPVGGGTVFKEQQVVVTQPTQGEFKAFSAICTHRGCTVADVTGGTINCPCHGSKFKIADGSVANGPATLPLPEAKVTVSGTSIAFG, encoded by the coding sequence GTGGCAGAGACCTCCAGCTCAACAGGCTTCCCCACCCGCCGCGCGGTCGTCGCGGTCGCGGGCAGCACCGGACTGGCCGCCGCCCTGGCCGCATGCTCGGGAGGAAGCGACCAGCCGGCCGCGGCCCCGGCCCCCACGTCCCCGGCGGCCCCGCCCACCCCGCCCGCGCCCAGCGCCTCCGCCTCGGCCTCCAGCGCGCCCTCCCCGGTCAGCACCTCCGACATCCCCGTGGGCGGCGGCACGGTCTTCAAGGAGCAGCAGGTCGTCGTCACCCAGCCCACCCAGGGCGAGTTCAAGGCCTTCTCGGCGATCTGCACCCACCGCGGCTGCACCGTCGCCGACGTGACCGGCGGCACCATCAACTGCCCGTGCCACGGCAGCAAGTTCAAGATCGCCGACGGCAGCGTGGCGAACGGCCCGGCCACCCTGCCGCTCCCGGAGGCGAAGGTGACGGTCTCCGGGACCTCGATCGCCTTCGGCTGA
- a CDS encoding pentapeptide repeat-containing protein, with translation MDSITFGCVTVTLPSLNEPGSYLSNVTSLDSVEFDTCDLASARITDSKLSRVVFRNCKILGASLTGVALDNVLFENCKLDYTSFEQVRATGPVAFSKCVLTEASFTGCALTGAVLDACTLRLTEFGRGKYKDLDLRGNDLTSIQGVANLDKVIIDRAQQSELAEALITELDVTFGDTLNERR, from the coding sequence GTGGACAGCATCACCTTCGGCTGCGTCACCGTCACCCTGCCCAGCCTGAACGAGCCCGGCAGCTACCTGTCCAACGTCACCTCCCTGGACTCCGTCGAGTTCGACACCTGCGACCTGGCTAGCGCCCGCATCACCGACAGCAAGCTGTCCCGCGTCGTCTTCCGCAACTGCAAGATTCTGGGTGCCAGTCTCACCGGCGTGGCCCTGGACAACGTGCTCTTCGAGAACTGCAAGCTCGACTACACGAGCTTCGAGCAGGTCCGCGCCACCGGCCCCGTCGCGTTCTCCAAGTGCGTGCTCACCGAGGCGTCGTTCACCGGCTGCGCCCTGACCGGAGCGGTTCTGGACGCGTGTACCTTGCGGCTGACCGAGTTCGGCCGGGGCAAGTACAAGGACCTCGACCTGCGCGGCAACGACCTGACGTCGATCCAGGGTGTCGCCAACCTCGACAAGGTGATCATCGACCGGGCCCAGCAGTCCGAGCTCGCCGAGGCCCTGATCACGGAGCTGGACGTGACCTTCGGCGACACCCTGAACGAACGCCGGTGA
- the amcA gene encoding multiple cyclophane-containing RiPP AmcA — MTILELLAATDSPVIADLTSSQPVAGPKFDNRPTWDNYTPKFDNRPTWDNWSKKSK; from the coding sequence ATGACCATCCTCGAACTGCTGGCCGCCACCGACTCCCCGGTGATCGCCGACCTGACGTCCAGTCAGCCCGTCGCCGGCCCCAAGTTCGACAACCGACCGACCTGGGACAACTACACCCCGAAGTTCGACAACCGGCCCACCTGGGACAACTGGTCCAAGAAGAGCAAGTAG
- a CDS encoding GNAT family N-acetyltransferase: MTLELRHHADLTARARQDLLDVYADVRAPLLHLPNYRVETFAERLDRHATEPGFELVLGYHGDDPIGYAYGNTADANDRYWKRMTEPLPDGYADSPVLVIKEIGVRTPWRGTGTARRIHDELLAQRTEGRVTLMVNPLAGEGKVQGVYESWGYRAINSQQPSPESPRLVAMVRRR; encoded by the coding sequence GTGACCCTTGAGCTCCGCCACCATGCCGACCTCACCGCGCGGGCCCGTCAGGATCTGCTCGACGTCTACGCCGACGTCCGGGCGCCCTTGTTGCACCTGCCCAACTACCGCGTCGAAACGTTCGCCGAACGCCTCGACCGGCACGCCACCGAACCCGGCTTCGAACTCGTCCTCGGCTACCACGGCGACGACCCGATCGGCTACGCCTACGGCAACACCGCCGACGCCAACGACCGGTACTGGAAGCGCATGACCGAACCGCTGCCCGACGGCTACGCCGACAGCCCTGTGCTGGTCATCAAGGAGATCGGCGTCCGTACCCCCTGGCGCGGCACTGGCACCGCCCGCCGGATCCACGACGAACTCCTCGCTCAGCGCACCGAGGGCCGCGTCACGCTGATGGTCAATCCGCTCGCAGGGGAGGGCAAGGTTCAAGGCGTGTACGAGTCCTGGGGCTATCGGGCCATCAACAGCCAGCAGCCGTCGCCGGAGTCGCCTCGGCTCGTCGCCATGGTTCGACGGCGTTGA
- a CDS encoding Lrp/AsnC family transcriptional regulator: protein MDHIDRQLLVLLLQDGRATYQELGRQVRLSANTVADRVRRLQAAGVIQGYRAELNLEAFGRGMQMISDIRLRDDTDRRAFEAQLAEVPQVIGAMRVTGDYDFQLRLACTDSREFETVVDRLKAELGVRQVHSRLVLHEVSLGLDRVIGS from the coding sequence GTGGACCACATCGATCGACAGCTTCTTGTTCTCCTCCTTCAGGACGGCCGGGCGACCTACCAGGAGCTGGGCCGTCAGGTCCGGCTGTCCGCGAACACGGTGGCCGACCGGGTGCGTCGGCTCCAGGCGGCCGGTGTCATCCAGGGCTACCGGGCCGAGCTGAACCTGGAGGCGTTCGGCCGCGGCATGCAGATGATCAGCGACATCCGCCTGCGCGACGACACGGACCGCCGCGCCTTCGAAGCGCAGCTCGCAGAGGTGCCCCAGGTGATCGGCGCGATGCGGGTCACCGGCGACTACGACTTCCAACTCCGCCTGGCCTGCACCGATTCGCGCGAGTTCGAGACCGTGGTCGACCGCCTCAAGGCCGAACTGGGCGTGCGGCAGGTCCACAGCCGCCTCGTCCTGCACGAGGTGTCGCTGGGCCTGGACCGCGTCATCGGGTCCTGA